One part of the Vitis riparia cultivar Riparia Gloire de Montpellier isolate 1030 chromosome 15, EGFV_Vit.rip_1.0, whole genome shotgun sequence genome encodes these proteins:
- the LOC117932678 gene encoding disease resistance protein RPV1, with protein sequence MASSTTQIFSSSTSTSNPQFTYDVFLSFRGEDTRSTFTDHLYSALVSNGIHTFRDDEELEKGGVIAGELLNAIEESRIFIVIFSKDYANSSWCLNELEKITECMTTNDQQIILPIFYHVDPSEVRKQTGTYGEAFADHEKDADQEKREKIQKWRIALTEASNLAGYDRQKYQYESKLIMEIIDDILKKLNPKVLYVNEDICGKELCLKELKSLLSIELINDVRMIGIYGIGGIGKTTIAKMVYNDVLCHFKGSSFLEDVKERSKCHHGRLQLLQEFLHGTLMVKNLKLSNIDEGINMIKNRLRRKRILLVLDDVDHLDQLKLLVGSCEWFGPGSRIIITTRDKHLLNVHRVDAVYEVKELDHKEAIQLFSRHAFKQNIPPKNYEDLSNCVINYAKGLPLALKVLGSFLYGMTIDQWKSALDKLKGKPNMEIHNVLRISFDGLDHTEKQIFLDIACFFKGEDKDFISRILDGCNFFANIGLKILCDRCLITISNSKIHMHDLIQQMGQEIVRGKYHDDPNKWSRLWDPDDIYRAFLRKEGMKKIEAISLDFSRLKEIQLSTKVFSRMKKLRLLKVYWSDDSSFMKKESKVFIPKDFEIPSHELRYLYWEGYSLNCLPSNFHGENLVELDLRYSTIKQLWKGSKGLEKLKFINLSHSEKLTKISKFSGMPNLERLNLEGCTSLRKVHSSLGVLKKLTSLQLKDCQKLESFPSSIELESLEVLDISGCSNFEKFPEIHGNMRHLRKIYLNQSGIKELPTSIEFLESLEMLQLANCSNFEKFPEIQRDMKSLQWLVLGGTAIKELPSSIYHLTGLRELSLYRCKNLRRLPSSICRLEFLHGIYLHGCSNLEAFPEIIKDMENIGRLELMGTSLKELPPSIEHLKGLEELDLTNCENLVTLPSSICNIRSLERLVLQNCSKLQELPKNPMTLQCSDMIGLCSLMDLNLSGCNLMGGAIPSDLWCLSSLRRLNLSGSNIRCIPSGINQLRILQSNHCKMLESITELPSSLRVLDAHDCTRLDTLSSLSSLLQCSMFSCFKSAIQELEHGIESSKSIGINIVIPGSRGIPEWISNQELGSEVTVELPMNWCEDNDFLGFALCSLYVPLDDAFEDGGLECQLIAFHGDQFRRVDDIWFKSSCKYYENGGISYLHKCCDNGDVSDCVLWVTYYPQIAIKKKHRSNQWRHFKALFNGLYNCGSKAFKVKKCGVHLIYAQDFQPNHYSSQLLRETADCNVKRSRDDTESNPAEGPSHKRLRDLEP encoded by the exons GGAGGAGTTATTGCAGGAGAGCTCTTGAATGCTATTGAAGAATCAAGGATTTTCATCGTCATTTTTTCGAAAGACTATGCTAATTCCAGTTGGTGTTTAAATGAGCTCGAGAAGATCACTGAATGCATGACAACAAATGATCAGCAAATAATTCTACCAATTTTCTACCATGTGGATCCATCGGAAGTGCGAAAACAGACTGGGACTTACGGAGAAGCTTTTGCAGATCATGAAAAGGATGCAGACCAGGAGAAGAGGGAGAAGATACAAAAATGGAGGATTGCCTTAACGGAAGCAAGCAATCTAGCTGGATATGACCGGCAGAAATATCA GTACGAATCAAAGCTTATTATGGAGATTATCGACGACATccttaaaaaattgaatcctAAGGTTTTATATGTCAATGAGGACATATGTGGAAAGGAACTTTGCTTGAAAGAATTGAAATCATTGCTAAGTATTGAATTGATCAATGATGTCCGCATGATTGGGATTTATGGGATTGGTGGAATCGGTAAAACTACCATTGCTAAGATGGTTTACAATGATGTCTTATGTCACTTCAAAGGTAGTAGCTTTCTTGAAGATGTCAAAGAGAGATCCAAATGTCATCATGGTAGACTTCAATTGCTTCAAGAGTTCCTTCATGGTACATTGATggtaaaaaatctaaaattaagtaatattgATGAAGGAATCAATATGATAAAGAATAGGCTCCGTCGAAAAAGGATTCTTCTTGTTCTTGATGATGTAGACCATTTGGATCAATTGAAGTTATTGGTTGGAAGTTGTGAATGGTTTGGTCCAGGAAGTAGAATCATCATAACCACTAGAGATAAACATTTGTTAAACGTGCATAGAGTGGATGCAGTATATGAGGTTAAAGAGTTAGATCACAAAGAAGCTATTCAACTCTTTAGTAGGCATGCCTTTAAACAAAACATTCCTCCAAAAAATTACGAAGACCTCTCGAATTGTGTGATAAATTATGCTAAGGGTCTTCCATTGGCTCTTAAAGTTCTAGGTTCTTTTCTTTATGGCATGACAATAGATCAATGGAAGAGTGCTTTAGATAAATTGAAGGGAAAGCCTAACATGGAAATACACAATGTGCTTAGAATAAGTTTTGATGGACTCGACCACacagaaaaacaaatatttcttgatattgcctgtttttttaaaggagaagataaagattttatttcaaGAATATTAGATGGTTGTAATTTCTTTGCAAATATAGGGTTGAAAATTCTTTGTGATAGGTGTCTCATAACAATTTCAAATAGTAAGATTCATATGCATGATTTAATACAACAAATGGGTCAAGAAATTGTTCGTGGAAAATATCATGATGACCCTAATAAATGGAGCAGATTGTGGGATCCAGATGATATCTATCGtgcatttttaagaaaagag ggaatgaaaaaaattgaagccATATCCTTGGACTTCTCTAGATTGAAAGAAATACAGTTGAGTACAAAAGTTTTCTCAAGAATGAAGAAACTCAGATTACTCAAAGTCTATTGGAGTGATGATTCTAGTTTTATGAAAAAAGAGTCTAAGGTGTTCATTCCAAAAGATTTCGAAATTCCTTCTCATGAGTTAAGATACCTTTATTGGGAAGGATACTCTTTGAATTGCTTACCATCAAATTTTCATGGAGAAAACCTTGTTGAGCTTGACTTAAGGTACAGCacaataaaacaactttggaAAGGGAGTAAG GGTCTTGAAAAGTTGAAGTTCATCAATCTAAGTCACTCAGAGAAGCtcactaaaatatcaaaattctcAGGCATGCCAAATCTAGAGAGGCTAAATCTTGAAGGTTGTACAAGTTTGCGAAAAGTTCACTCATCCCTTGGAGTTCTAAAGAAGCTTACTTCCTTACAACTGAAAGACTGCCAAAAACTTGAAAGTTTCCCAAGCAGCATTGAGTTGGAATCCCTTGAAGTTCTTGATATCTCTGGTTGCTCCAACTTTGAGAAATTTCCAGAGATTCATGGGAATATGAGACATTTGAGGAAGATCTATTTAAATCAGAGTGGTATTAAAGAACTTCCAACCAGCATTGAATTCTTGGAGTCTCTTGAAATGCTTCAACTAGCGAATTGCTCAAACTTTGAGAAATTTCCAGAGATCCAGAGGGATATGAAAAGTCTACAGTGGCTTGTGTTAGGTGGGACTGCGATTAAAGAGCTACCCTCCTCGATATATCATCTAACAGGACTTCGGGAGCTCAGCCTGTATAGGTGCAAAAACTTGAGGAGACTTCCAAGCAGTATTTGTAGGTTGGAATTTCTTCATGGTATCTATCTCCATGGCTGCTCAAATCTAGAGGCCTTTCCGGAAATCATCAAGGACATGGAAAATATAGGGAGACTTGAATTAATGGGAACGTCTCTAAAAGAGCTACCACCATCAATTGAACATCTAAAAGGTCTTGAAGAGTTGGATTTGACAAATTGTGAAAACCTTGTGACTCTTCCAAGCAGCATTTGCAATATCAGATCTCTCGAACGTCTTGTTTTGCAAAATTGTTCAAAACTCCAGGAATTGCCAAAGAACCCAATGACCCTGCAATGTTCAGATATGATTGGCTTATGTTCCTTAATGGATCTAAATCTAAGTGGCTGCAACCTGATGGGAGGAGCTATACCCAGTGATTTATGGTGCCTATCCTCATTGAGACGATTAAATCTAAGTGGAAGCAATATCAGATGCATACCATCAGGCATCAATCAGCTGAGAATTCTTCAGTCGAATCACTGCAAGATGCTTGAATCAATTACCGAGCTTCCATCAAGTTTACGAGTCTTAGATGCCCACGACTGCACCCGCCTGGACACTTTATCAAGTCTATCTAGCCTTCTCCAGTGTTCTATGTTCAGTTGCTTCAAATCAGCAATTCAG gAGTTGGAACATGGTATTGAGTCATCCAAGAGTATAGGAATCAATATTGTTATTCCTGGAAGTAGGGGAATCCCAGAGTGGATATCCAATCAGGAACTTGGAAGTGAAGTAACAGTCGAGCTTCCTATGAATTGGTGTGAGGACAATGATTTCCTGGGATTTGCTTTATGCTCTCTTTATGTTCCTCTTGACGATGCATTTGAGGATGGTGGCTTAGAATGTCAGTTGATCGCTTTCCATGGTGATCAATTCAGACGTGTGGATGATATCTGGTTTAAATCCTCCTGTAAATACTATGAAAATGGTGGTATATCATACCTTCATAAATGTTGCGATAATGGTGATGTCTCAGATTGCGTACTTTGGGTGACCTATTATCCTCAGATTGCTATCAAGAAGAAGCATCGCTCCAATCAATGGAGGCACTTCAAGGCTTTATTTAATGGCCTTTACAACTGTGGTAGCAAAGCCTTTAAAGTGAAGAAATGTGGGGTTCATCTTATATACGCACAAGATTTTCAGCCCAACCATTATTCATCTCAGCTGTTGAGAGAAACCGCTGATTGTAATGTTAAGAGAAGCCGTGATGACACAGAAAGCAACCCAGCTGAAGGTCCATCACATAAAAGGTTAAGAGATCTCGAGCCTTGA